One window of Nocardioides dongkuii genomic DNA carries:
- a CDS encoding lysyl oxidase family protein — translation MPRRPLRSLLAATALGGLALTTLAVLPAGAGAPSAPTTRAAAAAPVSLWAPPRQTVHGYRGKVWTDLGLRLVAEGEPFEVWATRSAYDQPVRAVWRSESRGDVVLPRGAMRRLGSLKGFVSLTFKRKGADPVRMSAHACFGGTTERVRPDAAATSSYPRTCAYNPYSLGAVQGVQDGWASTILGYDRPLRLGAGRYTMVARIAAPYARPMGLSRAEATRRTRLVVKDEAGPEGRRPASPAPRVSGPGARPAAAPPSGPAAAPPDGPVPDLRSLPAWGIGMARSGNFLRFSATVWNAGDSPLVVDGFRKEGEDEMEAYQYFFDAEGEQTGYQEVGHMHWDKKPSHQHWHFKDFATYTLLRADKTQVVRSRKEAFCLANTDAVDLTVPAADWDVENDDLETACGDYSSLSIREVLAAGWGDTYEQFRAGQSFDLRGLPNGKYWIAVVANPRNRLVESDTGNNVALRKIRLRGKPGARRVVVPKIGVIKEPGRRGR, via the coding sequence GTGCCCCGTCGCCCCCTCCGCAGCCTCCTCGCCGCCACGGCCCTGGGCGGGCTGGCGCTGACCACCCTCGCCGTCCTGCCCGCCGGTGCCGGCGCCCCGTCCGCACCCACGACCCGGGCGGCCGCCGCCGCACCCGTCTCCCTCTGGGCCCCGCCGAGGCAGACCGTGCACGGCTACCGCGGCAAGGTCTGGACCGACCTCGGCCTGCGCCTGGTCGCCGAGGGCGAGCCGTTCGAGGTGTGGGCGACCCGGTCGGCGTACGACCAGCCGGTCCGCGCCGTCTGGCGCTCGGAGTCGCGGGGCGACGTCGTGCTGCCCCGTGGCGCGATGCGCCGGCTCGGCTCCCTGAAGGGCTTCGTCAGCCTCACCTTCAAGAGGAAGGGCGCCGACCCGGTGCGGATGAGCGCCCACGCCTGCTTCGGCGGGACCACCGAGCGGGTGCGTCCGGACGCGGCGGCGACCTCGTCGTACCCCCGCACCTGCGCGTACAACCCCTACAGCCTGGGCGCCGTGCAGGGCGTGCAGGACGGCTGGGCGAGCACCATCCTCGGGTACGACCGGCCGCTGCGCCTGGGCGCCGGCCGGTACACCATGGTCGCGCGCATCGCCGCGCCGTACGCGAGGCCGATGGGGCTCTCCCGGGCCGAGGCGACCCGGCGTACCCGGCTCGTGGTCAAGGACGAGGCTGGCCCCGAGGGCCGCCGCCCCGCCTCCCCCGCCCCGCGCGTCTCAGGACCGGGCGCTCGGCCGGCGGCCGCCCCGCCGTCCGGGCCCGCCGCCGCGCCCCCCGACGGACCGGTGCCCGACCTGCGCTCGCTGCCCGCCTGGGGCATCGGGATGGCGAGGAGCGGCAACTTCCTGCGGTTCTCGGCCACGGTCTGGAACGCCGGTGACAGCCCGCTGGTCGTCGACGGCTTCCGCAAGGAGGGCGAGGACGAGATGGAGGCCTACCAGTACTTCTTCGACGCCGAGGGCGAGCAGACCGGCTACCAGGAGGTCGGCCACATGCACTGGGACAAGAAGCCGTCCCACCAGCACTGGCACTTCAAGGACTTCGCGACCTACACGCTGCTGCGGGCCGACAAGACCCAGGTCGTCCGGTCGCGCAAGGAGGCGTTCTGCCTCGCCAACACCGACGCCGTCGACCTGACCGTGCCGGCGGCCGACTGGGACGTCGAGAACGACGACCTGGAGACAGCCTGCGGCGACTACTCCTCGCTCTCCATCCGGGAGGTGCTCGCCGCGGGCTGGGGCGACACCTACGAGCAGTTCCGCGCGGGCCAGTCCTTCGACCTGCGCGGGCTCCCCAACGGCAAGTACTGGATCGCGGTCGTCGCCAACCCCCGCAACCGGCTCGTCGAGTCCGACACCGGCAACAACGTGGCGCTGCGCAAGATCCGGCTCCGCGGGAAGCCCGGCGCACGCCGGGTGGTCGTCCCGAAGATCGGCGTGATCAAGGAGCCGGGCCGCCGGGGTCGCTGA
- a CDS encoding electron transfer flavoprotein subunit alpha/FixB family protein, whose product MSEVLVVVDHVDGAIRKPTYELLTLARRLGEPAAVFFGSSAKGAEVAEKLGKHGAEKVYVVDDAEIKGYLVAPKAEALQQLMEKASPAAVLFVSGYEGKEVAARLAIKTSSGLITDAVDIEDGGVTTQSVFAGNYTVKAKVTHGVPLITVKPNSAPVEEVGAAGTVEEFAATISDGAKTAQIVAQQPRKATGRPELTEAAIVVSGGRGTGGNFEPVEGLADALGAAVGASRAAVDSGWMPHTFQVGQTGKTVSPQLYVANGISGAIQHRAGMQTSKTIVAVNKDDEAPIFELVDFGVVGDLHAVLPAATEEINKRKG is encoded by the coding sequence ATGTCTGAAGTCCTGGTCGTCGTCGACCACGTCGACGGCGCGATCCGCAAGCCGACCTACGAGCTGCTCACCCTGGCCCGGCGCCTGGGCGAGCCCGCGGCGGTGTTCTTCGGGTCTTCCGCGAAGGGTGCCGAGGTCGCCGAGAAGCTCGGCAAGCACGGCGCCGAGAAGGTCTACGTCGTCGACGACGCCGAGATCAAGGGCTACCTCGTGGCCCCCAAGGCCGAGGCGCTCCAGCAGCTGATGGAGAAGGCGTCCCCGGCCGCGGTGCTGTTCGTCTCCGGCTACGAGGGCAAGGAGGTCGCCGCCCGCCTGGCGATCAAGACCTCCTCCGGCCTGATCACCGACGCCGTCGACATCGAGGACGGCGGGGTCACCACCCAGTCGGTCTTCGCCGGCAACTACACCGTCAAGGCCAAGGTCACCCACGGCGTCCCGCTGATCACGGTCAAGCCCAACTCCGCCCCGGTGGAGGAGGTCGGCGCCGCCGGCACCGTCGAGGAGTTCGCCGCGACGATCTCCGACGGCGCCAAGACCGCGCAGATCGTGGCCCAGCAGCCGCGCAAGGCGACCGGTCGCCCCGAGCTCACCGAGGCCGCGATCGTGGTCTCCGGCGGTCGCGGCACCGGCGGCAACTTCGAGCCGGTCGAGGGCCTCGCCGACGCGCTCGGCGCGGCCGTCGGCGCCTCGCGCGCCGCGGTCGACTCCGGCTGGATGCCGCACACCTTCCAGGTGGGCCAGACCGGCAAGACCGTCTCGCCGCAGCTCTACGTCGCCAACGGCATCTCCGGCGCGATCCAGCACCGCGCCGGCATGCAGACCTCGAAGACCATCGTCGCGGTCAACAAGGACGACGAGGCGCCGATCTTCGAGCTCGTGGACTTCGGCGTGGTCGGCGACCTGCACGCCGTCCTCCCCGCCGCCACCGAGGAGATCAACAAGCGCAAGGGCTGA
- a CDS encoding electron transfer flavoprotein subunit beta/FixA family protein, producing the protein MKYVPDATADRQFESDNTVDRVGVDGLLSELDEYAVEQALQLKEKAGDDTTVTALCVGPEKAVDAVRKALQMGADQGILVTDDAIAGSDYIATSLVLAKALEKAGAEKKVDLVLCGMASTDASGSVVPAMLAERLGLPQVTFASVVETQGDQVRVKRDSDTATEVIGATMPLVLSVTDQTGEARYPSFKGIMAAKKKPLETWALSDIGVDAGEVGLSVAWSAVEETAARPPRTAGEIVKDEDGSGATALTEFLVSKKFI; encoded by the coding sequence GTGAAGTACGTGCCCGACGCCACTGCCGATCGGCAGTTCGAGTCGGACAACACCGTTGATCGCGTCGGCGTCGACGGGCTGCTCTCAGAGCTCGACGAGTACGCCGTCGAGCAGGCCCTGCAGCTCAAGGAGAAGGCCGGTGACGACACCACGGTGACGGCGCTCTGCGTCGGCCCGGAGAAGGCGGTCGACGCCGTCCGCAAGGCGCTGCAGATGGGCGCCGACCAGGGGATCCTGGTCACCGACGACGCGATCGCCGGCTCCGACTACATCGCCACCTCGCTGGTGCTGGCCAAGGCGCTCGAGAAGGCCGGTGCCGAGAAGAAGGTCGACCTGGTCCTCTGCGGCATGGCCTCGACCGACGCCTCCGGCAGCGTCGTCCCGGCGATGCTCGCCGAGCGGCTCGGCCTGCCCCAGGTCACCTTCGCCTCCGTCGTGGAGACCCAGGGCGACCAGGTGCGGGTCAAGCGCGACTCCGACACCGCCACCGAGGTGATCGGCGCGACCATGCCGCTGGTGCTCTCGGTGACCGACCAGACCGGCGAGGCGCGCTACCCGTCGTTCAAGGGGATCATGGCGGCGAAGAAGAAGCCGCTGGAGACCTGGGCGCTGTCCGACATCGGCGTGGACGCCGGCGAGGTCGGCCTCTCGGTGGCGTGGAGCGCGGTCGAGGAGACCGCCGCCCGCCCGCCGCGCACGGCCGGCGAGATCGTCAAGGACGAGGACGGCTCCGGCGCCACCGCGCTGACCGAGTTCCTCGTGTCCAAGAAGTTCATCTGA
- a CDS encoding enoyl-CoA hydratase/isomerase family protein, with protein MGELVRLEVEDGVGTIRLDRPKMNALDVRMQEEIRAAATEATERDDVRAVVLYGGERVFAAGADVKEMADMSYTDMVKRSGGLQSAFTAVARIPKPVVAAITGYALGGGCELALCADVRFAADDAVLGQPEILLGIIPGAGGTQRLTRLVGPSRAKDLILTGRFVQAEEALAIGLVDRVVPAEQVYAEAVAWAGQFSRAAAYAVRAAKESIDRGLEVDLETGLEIERQQFAALFATEDRTIGMRSFVENGPGKADFVGR; from the coding sequence ATGGGAGAGCTCGTACGGCTCGAGGTCGAGGACGGGGTCGGGACGATCCGGCTGGACCGGCCGAAGATGAACGCGCTCGACGTCCGGATGCAGGAGGAGATCCGGGCGGCGGCGACCGAGGCGACCGAGCGCGACGACGTCCGCGCCGTCGTGCTGTACGGCGGCGAGCGGGTCTTCGCGGCCGGCGCCGACGTCAAGGAGATGGCCGACATGTCCTACACCGACATGGTCAAGCGCTCCGGCGGGCTGCAGTCGGCGTTCACCGCCGTGGCCCGGATCCCCAAGCCGGTCGTCGCCGCGATCACCGGCTACGCCCTCGGGGGTGGGTGCGAGCTGGCGCTGTGCGCCGACGTCCGCTTCGCCGCCGACGACGCGGTCCTCGGCCAGCCCGAAATCCTGCTCGGCATCATCCCCGGCGCCGGCGGCACCCAGCGGCTCACCCGCCTGGTCGGCCCGTCCCGGGCCAAGGACCTGATCCTCACCGGCCGGTTCGTCCAGGCCGAGGAGGCGCTCGCGATCGGCCTCGTCGACCGGGTGGTCCCCGCCGAGCAGGTGTACGCCGAGGCGGTGGCCTGGGCTGGCCAGTTCAGCCGCGCCGCGGCGTACGCCGTGCGGGCCGCGAAGGAGAGCATCGACCGCGGCCTCGAGGTCGACCTGGAGACCGGGCTCGAGATCGAGCGCCAGCAGTTCGCGGCGCTGTTCGCGACCGAGGACCGGACCATCGGCATGCGCTCGTTCGTCGAGAACGGGCCGGGCAAGGCCGATTTCGTCGGTCGCTGA
- the glgX gene encoding glycogen debranching protein GlgX, which yields METVSPGIWTHLGQRALVWPGKNWPLGATWSPQSTNFAVHAPNATACWLCVFDDDGAETRHQLTERSLGIWHGALPDIAPGTRYGYRVDGPWDPAQGFRFNPHKLLLDPYALATSGTIDPAPALFGYDQDDPTLRDEQDSAPHTGRSVVVDPSFDWEGDAPMRRRWRDTVIYEAHVKGMTKLHDRVPEELRGTYAGLATPAVVDYLHDLGVTAVELLPVQQFFSEPALLQRGTVNYWGYNTIGYFAPHAGYSSSGDRGGQVAEFKHLVKTLHAAGLEVILDVVYNHTAEGGALGPTLSFRGLDDRGFYKRVKPQRDAESGLEIFDDTYWDVTGCGNTVAAGEPQALRLILDSLRYWVTEMHVDGFRFDLMSALTRTGYDIDMNSRLLLAIGQDPVLRHVKLIAEPWDASMDGYLVGRMPPPWVEWNDQYRDEIRDFWRNHTSGIRTVATRLAGSSDLYADDGRSAYNSVNFITAHDGFTLRDLVSYEHKHNEANGEDNRDGTDNNRSWNHGLEGETDDDALVAVRRRQAANMMATLCLSNGVPMITAGDERGRTQGGNNNAYCQDNETSWIDWRPDDAWLDVYEITKLALRLRREHPALRQRHWFEGRPTIRGGPKDLAWLHPSGREMTGDDWYDPELRTVGMFVSGAPLREPGPRGEQLVDTSFMLWFNSGWLPQRVELPENDWVQEGVVVLSTDVNLPVGTRVQAGERIAIGRRTVVVLEA from the coding sequence ATGGAGACCGTGAGCCCTGGCATCTGGACGCATCTCGGTCAGCGGGCGCTGGTCTGGCCCGGCAAGAACTGGCCGCTCGGCGCGACCTGGTCGCCGCAGTCGACGAACTTCGCCGTGCACGCGCCCAACGCCACCGCGTGCTGGCTCTGCGTCTTCGACGACGACGGCGCCGAGACCCGCCACCAGCTCACCGAGCGCTCCCTCGGCATCTGGCACGGCGCGCTGCCCGACATCGCCCCCGGCACCCGGTACGGCTACCGCGTCGACGGCCCGTGGGACCCCGCGCAGGGGTTCCGGTTCAACCCGCACAAGCTGCTGCTGGACCCCTACGCGCTCGCCACGTCCGGGACCATCGACCCCGCACCGGCGCTGTTCGGGTACGACCAGGACGACCCGACGCTCCGCGACGAGCAGGACTCCGCGCCGCACACCGGGCGCAGCGTCGTGGTCGACCCGTCGTTCGACTGGGAGGGCGACGCCCCGATGCGCCGCCGCTGGCGCGACACGGTGATCTACGAGGCGCACGTCAAGGGCATGACCAAGCTGCACGACCGGGTGCCCGAGGAGCTGCGCGGCACGTACGCCGGCCTCGCGACGCCGGCGGTCGTCGACTACCTGCACGACCTCGGCGTCACGGCCGTCGAGCTGCTGCCCGTGCAGCAGTTCTTCTCCGAGCCGGCGCTGCTCCAGCGGGGCACCGTGAACTACTGGGGCTACAACACCATCGGCTACTTCGCCCCGCACGCCGGCTACTCCTCCAGCGGCGACCGGGGCGGCCAGGTCGCGGAGTTCAAGCACCTGGTCAAGACCCTGCACGCCGCGGGCCTCGAGGTGATCCTCGACGTGGTCTACAACCACACCGCCGAGGGCGGCGCGCTCGGGCCGACGCTGTCCTTCCGCGGCCTCGACGACCGCGGCTTCTACAAGCGGGTGAAGCCGCAGCGGGACGCCGAGTCGGGCCTCGAGATCTTCGACGACACCTACTGGGACGTCACCGGCTGCGGCAACACCGTCGCCGCCGGCGAGCCGCAGGCGCTGCGGCTGATCCTCGACTCGCTGCGCTACTGGGTCACCGAGATGCACGTCGACGGGTTCCGCTTCGACCTGATGTCCGCGCTGACCCGCACCGGCTACGACATCGACATGAACAGCCGGCTGCTGCTCGCGATCGGCCAGGACCCGGTGCTGCGGCACGTGAAGCTGATCGCCGAGCCCTGGGACGCCTCGATGGACGGCTACCTGGTCGGCCGGATGCCGCCGCCGTGGGTGGAGTGGAACGACCAGTACCGCGACGAGATCCGCGACTTCTGGCGCAACCACACCTCGGGGATCCGCACCGTCGCCACCCGGCTCGCGGGCTCCTCGGACCTGTACGCCGACGACGGCCGCTCGGCGTACAACTCGGTCAACTTCATCACCGCCCACGACGGGTTCACGCTGCGCGACCTGGTCAGCTACGAGCACAAGCACAACGAGGCCAACGGCGAGGACAACCGCGACGGCACCGACAACAACCGGTCCTGGAACCACGGCCTCGAGGGCGAGACCGACGACGACGCGCTGGTCGCCGTACGCCGCCGGCAGGCCGCGAACATGATGGCGACCCTCTGCCTCTCCAACGGCGTCCCGATGATCACCGCCGGCGACGAGCGCGGCCGCACCCAGGGCGGGAACAACAACGCCTACTGCCAGGACAACGAGACCTCGTGGATCGACTGGCGGCCCGACGACGCGTGGCTCGACGTCTACGAGATCACCAAGCTCGCGCTGCGGCTGCGCCGTGAGCACCCCGCGCTGCGGCAGCGGCACTGGTTCGAGGGCCGGCCGACCATCCGCGGCGGGCCCAAGGACCTCGCCTGGCTGCACCCGAGCGGCCGCGAGATGACCGGCGACGACTGGTACGACCCCGAGCTGCGCACCGTCGGGATGTTCGTCTCCGGCGCCCCGCTGCGCGAGCCCGGCCCCCGCGGCGAGCAGCTCGTGGACACCTCGTTCATGCTCTGGTTCAACTCCGGCTGGCTCCCCCAGCGCGTCGAGCTGCCCGAGAACGACTGGGTCCAGGAGGGCGTGGTCGTGCTCTCCACCGACGTCAACCTCCCCGTCGGGACCCGCGTCCAGGCCGGCGAGCGGATCGCCATCGGCCGGCGCACGGTCGTCGTCCTCGAGGCCTGA
- the urtA gene encoding urea ABC transporter substrate-binding protein codes for MSKSRARLATSSASILAAALVLSSCGGSKSADDEGSPAAESCVDTSGETIKLGFLNSTSGAMAISEQTVRDSLLLAAEEINADGGILGKKIEPVEEDGASDPAVFAEKAQKLLTSDCVAAVFGGWTSASRKAMLPVVEGAGGLLFYPVQYEGLEASENIYYTGATTNQQIIPAMDFLASEGAKTLFLAGSDYVFPRTANKIIKQYAAELGIEIVGEEYVPLDSDDWSTQVAKIVDAKPDFVFNTINGSSNVGFIKAYYEQGLGPDSSPIISVSIAEEEAPAMGKDVTGQYAAWNYFQSVESPANTAFIEAFQAEYGADRPTSDPMEAAYTSLHLYKNIVEKADSFAVDDINAASDGVSFDAPEGTVTIDGDNHHIAKTGLIGKINADNQFDVVWSSEEPIEPDPFLEGYDWWDPNAE; via the coding sequence GTGTCCAAGTCCCGCGCTCGTCTGGCGACGAGCTCCGCATCCATCCTGGCCGCCGCCCTGGTCCTGAGCAGCTGTGGCGGCTCGAAGTCCGCCGACGACGAAGGCAGCCCGGCTGCCGAGAGCTGTGTCGACACCTCGGGCGAGACCATCAAGCTCGGCTTCCTCAACTCCACGTCCGGCGCGATGGCCATCAGCGAGCAGACCGTCCGCGACTCGCTGCTGCTCGCCGCCGAGGAGATCAACGCGGACGGCGGCATCCTGGGCAAGAAGATCGAGCCCGTCGAGGAGGACGGCGCCAGCGACCCGGCCGTCTTCGCCGAGAAGGCCCAGAAGCTGCTCACCAGCGACTGCGTGGCCGCGGTCTTCGGCGGGTGGACCTCCGCGTCGCGCAAGGCGATGCTGCCGGTGGTCGAGGGCGCCGGCGGCCTGCTGTTCTACCCGGTCCAGTATGAGGGGCTCGAGGCGTCGGAGAACATCTACTACACCGGCGCGACGACCAACCAGCAGATCATCCCGGCAATGGACTTCCTCGCCAGCGAGGGCGCCAAGACCCTGTTCCTGGCCGGGTCGGACTACGTCTTCCCGCGGACGGCGAACAAGATCATCAAGCAGTACGCCGCCGAGCTCGGGATCGAGATCGTCGGCGAGGAGTACGTCCCGCTCGACAGCGACGACTGGTCGACGCAGGTCGCCAAGATCGTCGACGCCAAGCCCGACTTCGTGTTCAACACGATCAATGGCTCGTCCAACGTCGGCTTCATCAAGGCCTACTACGAGCAGGGCCTGGGCCCGGACTCCTCCCCCATCATCTCGGTCTCGATCGCCGAGGAGGAGGCGCCGGCGATGGGCAAGGACGTCACCGGCCAGTACGCCGCGTGGAACTACTTCCAGTCCGTGGAGTCCCCCGCCAACACGGCGTTCATCGAGGCCTTCCAGGCCGAGTACGGCGCGGACCGCCCGACCTCGGACCCCATGGAGGCGGCGTACACCTCGCTCCACCTCTACAAGAACATCGTGGAGAAGGCCGACTCCTTCGCCGTCGACGACATCAACGCCGCCTCGGACGGCGTCTCCTTCGACGCGCCGGAGGGCACGGTCACCATCGACGGCGACAACCACCACATCGCCAAGACCGGCCTGATCGGCAAGATCAACGCCGACAACCAGTTCGACGTGGTGTGGAGCTCCGAGGAGCCGATCGAGCCCGACCCGTTCCTCGAGGGCTACGACTGGTGGGACCCGAACGCGGAGTGA
- the urtB gene encoding urea ABC transporter permease subunit UrtB, translating to MESFTTPLLTGTSTAAILLIAALGLALTFGQMGVINMAHGEFLMAGAYATYLTQQVVTNADFSVLLAIPVAFAVAGLLGLALEAGVIRWMYHRPLDTLLVTVGVSMVLQQLAKDLFGAQGDPVRQPGWLDGSLAVLGYNWPYTRMFTIALAVAALGGLAALLKYSPFGRQIRATVQNRDLAETMGISTRQVDRITFFVGSGLAGIGGVALALASGTNPNLGTTYIIPAFLVVVAGGLGQLRGTVIAAWLVGVVTAFLTDWFSGSTAQVVTFALVVIFLQVRPQGLFTVRTRGLA from the coding sequence ATGGAGTCCTTCACCACGCCCCTGCTCACCGGCACGTCCACCGCCGCGATCCTGCTGATCGCCGCCCTCGGCCTGGCCCTCACCTTCGGCCAGATGGGCGTCATCAACATGGCCCACGGCGAGTTCCTGATGGCCGGCGCCTACGCGACGTACCTGACCCAGCAGGTCGTCACCAACGCCGACTTCTCGGTCCTCCTCGCGATCCCCGTCGCCTTCGCCGTGGCGGGGCTGCTGGGGCTGGCGCTCGAGGCGGGCGTCATCCGCTGGATGTACCACCGCCCGCTCGACACGCTCCTGGTGACCGTCGGCGTCAGCATGGTCCTCCAGCAGCTCGCCAAGGACCTCTTCGGCGCCCAGGGCGACCCGGTCCGCCAGCCCGGCTGGCTGGACGGGAGCCTCGCGGTGCTGGGCTACAACTGGCCCTACACCCGGATGTTCACGATCGCGCTCGCGGTCGCCGCGCTCGGAGGGCTGGCCGCGCTGCTCAAGTACTCCCCGTTCGGCCGGCAGATCCGGGCGACGGTCCAGAACCGGGACCTCGCCGAGACGATGGGCATCTCGACCCGGCAGGTGGACCGGATCACCTTCTTCGTCGGCTCCGGGCTGGCCGGCATCGGTGGGGTCGCGCTCGCCCTCGCCTCCGGCACCAACCCCAACCTGGGCACCACCTACATCATCCCGGCGTTCCTCGTCGTCGTCGCCGGTGGGCTCGGGCAGCTCCGGGGCACCGTGATCGCCGCCTGGCTGGTCGGCGTGGTGACCGCCTTCCTGACCGACTGGTTCAGCGGCAGCACGGCCCAGGTGGTCACCTTCGCCCTGGTCGTCATCTTCCTGCAGGTCCGCCCGCAGGGGCTGTTCACCGTGCGCACCCGGGGGCTGGCATGA
- the urtC gene encoding urea ABC transporter permease subunit UrtC gives MTGPRRTAAPARVAGLLRTWGGLLGIGLLALALLVVAPAVLSDFRLGNLGKYCCWAIAAVGIGLAWGRGGMLVMGQGVFFGIGGYAMAMHLKLEAAGPGNVPDFMVLYGDGTMPGWWEPFRSGAFTLVAIVVVPAVVAAVLGFAIFKRRVRGAYFAILNQALAVAFATLLVATIKQTGGFNGLNSFPSFFGYNLYDPVNRRMLYSIAAGLLIGCLVLAWHLQRSRFGELLVATRDAEDRVRFLGHDPANIKLVAFVIAAVMASIGGAMFAPIAGIISPSDVNATASILLIAGVALGGRASLLGPALGALAVGYGQSALSESFPNQWTYFQGALFIVVILLIPAGLASLPPRLWAAATRRTRAGTGGAA, from the coding sequence ATGACCGGGCCACGGCGTACGGCGGCTCCGGCCCGGGTCGCGGGGCTGCTCCGGACCTGGGGCGGCCTCCTCGGCATCGGCCTGCTCGCGCTGGCCCTGCTCGTGGTCGCGCCGGCCGTCCTCAGCGACTTCCGGCTCGGCAACCTCGGCAAGTACTGCTGCTGGGCGATCGCCGCCGTCGGCATCGGCCTGGCCTGGGGGCGCGGCGGGATGCTCGTGATGGGCCAGGGCGTGTTCTTCGGCATCGGCGGCTACGCGATGGCGATGCACCTCAAGCTGGAGGCCGCCGGCCCCGGCAACGTGCCCGACTTCATGGTGCTCTACGGCGACGGCACGATGCCCGGCTGGTGGGAGCCGTTCCGCAGCGGGGCGTTCACCCTGGTCGCGATCGTGGTGGTGCCGGCGGTCGTGGCCGCCGTCCTCGGCTTCGCGATCTTCAAGCGCCGCGTGCGGGGCGCGTACTTCGCGATCCTCAACCAGGCCCTCGCGGTCGCGTTCGCCACGCTGCTGGTCGCGACGATCAAGCAGACCGGCGGCTTCAACGGCCTCAACAGCTTCCCGTCGTTCTTCGGCTACAACCTCTACGACCCGGTGAACCGGCGGATGCTCTACTCCATCGCCGCCGGGCTGCTGATCGGCTGCCTCGTGCTGGCCTGGCACCTCCAGCGCAGCCGGTTCGGCGAGCTGCTCGTGGCCACCCGCGACGCCGAGGACCGGGTCCGCTTCCTGGGCCACGACCCGGCGAACATCAAGCTGGTCGCGTTCGTGATCGCGGCCGTCATGGCGAGCATCGGCGGCGCCATGTTCGCGCCGATCGCGGGGATCATCTCGCCCTCCGACGTCAACGCGACCGCCTCGATCCTGCTGATCGCCGGCGTGGCGCTCGGCGGTCGTGCCTCGCTGCTCGGACCGGCGCTCGGCGCGCTCGCCGTCGGCTACGGCCAGTCGGCGCTCTCCGAGTCCTTCCCCAACCAGTGGACCTACTTCCAGGGAGCGTTGTTCATCGTGGTGATCCTGCTCATCCCCGCCGGCCTGGCCTCGTTGCCGCCCCGGCTGTGGGCCGCGGCCACCCGGCGTACCCGCGCCGGGACGGGGGGCGCGGCATGA
- the urtD gene encoding urea ABC transporter ATP-binding protein UrtD, which yields MTARGLDYLEVQGLTVDFDGFKAVDSVDLTLLQGELHFLIGPNGAGKTTLVDAITGLVPGTGLVRYRHRDLLSMRSHRIVRLGVGRTFQTATVFEELTVAQNLDIAGGVHRRAWQLALARRSMPEYVERALETVGLTALRDRPAGVLAHGQKQWLEIGMLLVQDARVMLLDEPVAGMSAEERQETGELLRRIGSERTIVVIEHDMEFVRSFADKVTVMHAGKVLTVGSVAEIQADERVQEVYLGRTGDAVLADPEAVAAEAAGEVV from the coding sequence ATGACCGCCCGCGGCCTGGACTACCTCGAGGTGCAGGGCCTGACCGTCGACTTCGACGGCTTCAAGGCGGTCGACAGCGTCGACCTGACCCTCCTCCAGGGCGAGCTGCACTTCCTGATCGGTCCGAACGGCGCCGGCAAGACCACCCTGGTCGACGCCATCACCGGCCTGGTGCCGGGCACCGGCCTGGTGCGGTACCGCCACCGCGACCTGCTCTCGATGCGGTCCCACCGGATCGTGCGGCTCGGCGTCGGCCGCACCTTCCAGACCGCCACCGTCTTCGAGGAGCTCACCGTCGCGCAGAACCTCGACATCGCCGGCGGGGTCCACCGCCGGGCCTGGCAGCTCGCGCTCGCCCGGCGCTCGATGCCCGAGTACGTCGAGCGGGCGCTCGAGACCGTCGGGCTGACGGCGCTCCGCGACCGCCCCGCAGGGGTGCTCGCGCACGGGCAGAAGCAGTGGCTGGAGATCGGCATGCTGCTGGTCCAGGACGCCCGCGTGATGCTGCTCGACGAGCCGGTCGCCGGGATGAGCGCCGAGGAGCGCCAGGAGACCGGGGAGCTGCTCCGGCGGATCGGCTCCGAGCGCACGATCGTGGTCATCGAGCACGACATGGAGTTCGTCCGCAGCTTCGCCGACAAGGTGACCGTCATGCACGCCGGGAAGGTGCTCACCGTGGGGTCCGTCGCCGAGATCCAGGCCGACGAGCGGGTCCAGGAGGTCTACCTGGGCCGCACCGGCGACGCCGTCCTCGCCGATCCCGAGGCGGTCGCCGCCGAGGCGGCCGGAGAGGTGGTCTGA